The DNA region TTATCTTTTTTTCTTTCGGAATAAGAGTACCTTCTATCCAACAGGAAGCATAACCAAGATTTTCAATTGCAAGAAGCATATTTTCAGCAGTTGCAGAAATATCTTCCAGCCAGAATTTACTCTGAGATGGATCTGCTATTATGCCTATAACAATACTTGCTTCAGAAATACAGTTTTGAACTTCTTCACCAAGTTTTTTTATAATCTTTTCATCATCAATAACTATAAACTCAAAAGGTTGAATATTTCTTCCTGAAGGTGCTAAACTACCTGCCTTTAAAATTTTTTCAATATCTTCTTTGGGAATATTACATTTTTCATAACTCCTTACACTTTTTCTTTTCTCAATTACTTCAAACAATTCCATTTTTCCACCTCTTTTTTAAAATTTCTTATTTCCAAAAAAGTCATACAAAAAGGGTCCATCAAATTCCCATTTGTAAACTTCTTCTATTGTTGTCTCTGAATCCTTTAAACTCCCTCTTGATACTCTCAAATAATCCATCAATCCTTTAAAATATCCAACTTCCTGACCTTTTCCAACTATAAAATCTCCATTATTTGATAAACTTCCCTCTTTTATCTCTCCCTCTTTTACTGTCTTTGCTT from bacterium includes:
- a CDS encoding nitroreductase family protein, whose product is MELFEVIEKRKSVRSYEKCNIPKEDIEKILKAGSLAPSGRNIQPFEFIVIDDEKIIKKLGEEVQNCISEASIVIGIIADPSQSKFWLEDISATAENMLLAIENLGYASCWIEGTLIPKEKKIKEILKIPEEKRFIIILPVGKAKGEVSKKTKKEIRE